GCCAGGGGCAATGCAGCAGTTGGGCGTGGAGAATGTGACTAAGCCAAGGCCAAAGGTGAATCCTTTTGGAGATGCAAAGCCCAGGGAAGTTTTGCTGGAGGAACGAGGTAAGAATTGGCAGAAGATTGATCTTGAATTGGAGCATCGTGGTGTGGACAGGTTTGTATTGCAATTTTCTCTCTGCGTTTGATTCTGTTAAGGGGAATTTCCTTAGAATGTTTTATAGTCTCTGTGTTACTTATGGTATTATGAAAAATTGTTCCTTCCCCCTCTGCTGTGTTTGAATACTGCTTTGATGTTGAGTCCTTAAGTGTTTAAGGTGTGTTTTGCAGTTGTACTCAAAATTAAATGTTTAGATAAACAAATTTAACGTTATACATGATCTTAAAGACAGATGTATTTTATTAGTTGTTCAAGcctgataattttttatttcttaaggTAACACTAAGTTGACAATGAAATACAAAAGTTCAGAGAGATGTAAAAGTTGGTGAGAAATACAGGCAAAACAACTTGAATttggagaaaaaacaaaacttgtCGCAAAATAGAATAGAAAAGAACAGAAGTTACGGAACAAATGGAGAGAGAAGCATTGATGAAAATCAACTAGAACAGAGAAAAATAGAAATGtatagaaataaagaaaaactgaaATAGATGCCTGTGGAATGATGTCTCTCTCTTTGGGCTCCTCTGCTATATGGCTCCATACACCTGCTTGAGTTGCTCCCTGTCTTTTGTGTGGTTTTCCCCAACGGAGGCTAATTGATTGGACAGCCCTTCATTATTCCTCCTTTTGTTTTCCTCAATGATATATcaatatattaaatgataaaggAATATCATTGTGAAAAAGTCTCCCTAGTGCTAGCGAGAAAGGTACAACATACCTTGACATCTCATCGTGCGTTATACTGTAGACTCGTCTGTCTTTGACCACATAAAGGGGATTATACTCCATGAAACACTCCCGTGTATCTCTCTCTGCAAATAATCCGCTAAATCGTCGAAGGCAGAGCTCTATCAATTCCTCTGTGGTTCTTTGAAAGGCTTTTGAAACTCCACGCTCGCAATTCTTTTAAGTgttcaagagaaaattttcTTAAATGTGACTTTCCGAGGAAACTCCCTGTTCCCTTTTTCTACTTCGCTACCTAGAAGAGCATGGCGGTAATTTCTGCCCAAGAACTTTCTCCTTTTAGTTAATAAGACCCTCAGACGCATGAGGTGTTAATTGCGTTCAGTGAGGTGAAGAAGTTAGGCTGTAAATCAAAGCCTAATTACTCTTGAGTGACAGCCTTAGCACCTAGCACCTCACCTCAAAGTTCTTGCCTTAGCAGCCTTTCGGCTAGCACCCAAAGCGCCTTTAACAGTGCTGTTTATTATTGTATTCCTTTTTAATAACATAAATGGAGAATAAATCAATTTAAGTTTCATTATTTGGGCCTTCTGATATAATAGGCTTTGACATGGAGTTGGAGAGGACGAGACACAGTTTAGGAGCCACCTGCTACAAACACTAATTTATCAACAAGACGATGTTACATCAAAAAGTAATCCTAACAAGGTTAGCTCGGTGGTAAGGGAAGGGACTCTGGGACCCGGCTATAAACTCAAAGCCTCTGGGTGGGAATCCTGCTAGTGCGACATGGATTTAACTGAGCATGTGAGCACAAGGCAGTTGGATTCTGTGTTATGTTCGGGCAAAAGTTTAGCTTGTTCGCAAGTTTAAATAATCTTTGTTGCCTTGACTAATGTTATGTTATGCAAAGCTCATGACTTATGCCTTAGGCCATATGCAGTTAATTTGATAGCAACGATAAATGTCTGAATTAACAAGGAAGAGTTTCCATTCAAAGAGAAAGGGAAGACCTTTTTGCCAACTGATATATAATGAGATGAGATCAATGCAGTCATacaaaaaaatgataatttcTTAGCAACGATCTTCCTTGTTAATTTGACAATTATTTTATCATTGCGGGTTTGCGATTGATATATTCATGTTGAGTACCCATTAAGCAACTTCATCAATTCGTATTGATTTGGTGTGCATTATCCTCTGAACTGATTTATTCATGTGGATTGAGCACCAAAGTTTTGCTGATTACATTCCCGCATTGTGCTTGCTTATGTGATAATTTGACTCAAATCTTATGTGTTGATGTGTGACTTTAATTTCCTGCCATTTTTGCTGCATGCATTCTTGGTCCCTAATTGGTTAAAGGTGTTTCAGGCCTGAAACAGAAGTAGAAAagttgttgaaagaagaaatagatCATTTAAAGAAAGAGCTTGAGAAGGAATCTAGCGCAAAAGCAAGTCAGGAAGGTTCTGGAGGAGACCGACTGAGCTTACAGGGTATAATAATTCAGAAAGAAAGCGAACTGGAGATACTGATCCATGAATTGGATGATAGAGTTCGGTTTGGTCAGAAAGCCATTGAAAGGCCTGGTTCTGGAGCTGGTAGGGGTGCTAGTTTTGCGGAAAGACCACCGTCTCGGTCTGGATCAGTTGATGATTCTAGAAGCGTGGAATTCATAAATAGGCCTCGATCACCTGGTACAGGAGGAGATATGTGGGCAAGAAATGGTGATGATAGAAGGTCATTTCAAGGTGGCAGGGAAAGAGGATTTCTTGGTAACAGAGACATGGATAGGTAAGTTATTTAAAGAGTCATTATCTTCTGTTCTGTCTCTCTTCTTCCAGTTATTGGTCTAAGAGGCAATATATTTACAATGTAGTTGGAAGCTTTCCTGTTATCCGGGTGTTGCTGTTGGACATTTTAGATCAAAGTCATAggatttctctttcttttttccccttttttctttattttccttctATCTATATCTATTTATCTATGCATGTGTGGGTGGGTCAGTAAATCTGCATGTATTAATGTATTCAGGCTATTCCAGCTTTTAAATTTATGCATATACATGTATTCTCTGCCAACCTAAGCATTTGATTTACACAAAACATACCGCAAATTTGTCCAAAAGCAAGTTCTTTTGCAAGTAAGGGAACATTGGAATGAATTTAGAATGCTTGTAACATTTGCTACTTTTTTCACTTGGCAGGCCGAGGTCAAGAGAGAGATGGTAAACAACTGTTGATGGGGTTTGGTGGAGTTTACTTCTTCGGCCTTTGAGAACCAGAACTAAATAATATTTTGTCccctaacctttttttttctttttttttttttgttctcttgttTTGGCTCTAGAGAAGATGGGAGCTAGGGTTATTGTTTAGTACGGGCACTGGGATCTTTTGCAGTAAATCCATGTTGCATCTTGAAACCTGTAAAATTGCAACTTTTGTCTTCCTTTTTGTCTGTGTTGAGGCAAAGAGACTGTAATGTTTCTAGGACACATTTATTGGACAGCATTGGACTCACTAGTTTTGAACTTTTATGGCAGTTGTTCCTATTGTTATACCCTTAATTCGGGTTCTGTGTTGCTTAAGAGCATCATGCTCTTTCAGATAGTCAGTGATGCTGTCATTTTATTATGGgaattccatatatatatatatatagaaggcTTCTCAGGtgtgggatcccgcactttatttaaagtgtgggatccatctaacaccatttacGTACGGGTCCTATCACATGTGAGGGCCACACTTACAAATAAAATGAGGGATCCCTTActtgagaatttatatatatatatatatatatatatattcactctaatgttttttttttttttaaaatgccgTCTAAAAATATGTTTAGAATTGGGATCCaattttatgtatgtatatatctaatccaatcgATTATTAACCGAGTCATCTCTCTCGTTTTGGTCTTTCTAACATTATTGTCAGTCCTATCCAAACACAACCTGACAAAAGAGATCACGCACACCCAGCACTTTTCGACCATAAAAGCTCTATCCCTATCATTCTTTCGCTTGTTCTATCACTCTCTCTACACTCTCATggagtgctcaactccctttcTATGGGTTACTTTCACCATTTTTATGTCGTCTCCGTTGGTGGTACTTGCCAAACCGCCCTGTCATTTTCCGGCAGTATTCAACTTCGGTGACTCAAATTCAGACACGGGCGGATTGTCCGCAGTATTTGGTCAGGCTGGTCCTCCTGCTGGCGAGTCCTTCTTCCACGGCCCCGCCGGTCGCTACTCCGATGGCCGCCTTGTTGTCGACTTTATAGGTACAATTCCTCTCTGCCATCATCATATACTGCAATTAATTGAGGCACTCTAGACAGAGATTTTGTCCTGGTTCCGGAATCTCAACAAAGTTCACCGACGGTCGGACAAAAACGTTTGTTTGGGATGATTTATGGGTCCCAGTTTGGAGATTTGATTATGGGCACTCctgattaaaaaattatttcatttgatCATGCTTTTTTTGTTTGGAGAGATTAATGATCAGTTATGGCCTTCTGGGTAGAGGTGTCAAATGGGCCTGCAGCCCGTCAGCCCGGAATGGCCCAGTCTGTTTGTGGCCGGGCAAGTATGGTCTGTTAACAGCGTTGGCCAAGGCCAACGTGCTTGGCCTAGCCCAGCATCTCTTCACGGGCTGGGCTGAGGTTTCCAGCTCCTGGCCCAGTTCGCCccgattttaattttttaaaaagttttgaAAGTACTTAAGTAGAGCAAAAGCCATCACAAATGAAGTTTTGGCATaatgttttaagttttaaattttataaataacTGGTTCAAACCCTTGCAATAAcacattttcttcaaattttaatgaaaaaaaaccgGGCCGGCCCTTGTACCCTAAGCTGCGGGTCATGGGATTTGTGGTTCCCGGGCCATCCCGGTTTACACCTCTGGTTATTGGTGTATGATTGGAAAATTAAAAGTTGCTATGATGATGAGATGATCAACTGTTTCTTTTGCAGCTGAGGCACTTGGGTTGCCATACCTAAGTGCATTCCTTGATTCAATAGGAACCAACTTCGTTCATGGAGCGAATTTTGCCACAGCAGGATCAACCATTAGACCACAGAACACAACTCTCAGACAGAGTGGGTTTAGTCCCATCTCATTAAACGTTCAGTTCTATGAGTTCAATGATTTCCACCGGAGATCCCAGATTGTCCGTAACCGAGGTACATTGTTTGTCTAATTGTTGATCAAATCAAATGAACAAATCCAATATTCTGGGTTTAACTACTGAATTATTATGTGTGTCTAGGAAGAATTTACAGGAAATTATTGCCTAAAGCTAAAACATTCCAACAAGCTTTGTACACGTTTGATATTGGCCAGAATGATCTCACTGCTGGTTACTTCTTAAACATGACTGTTGATCAAGTTAGAGCATATGTTCCTGATGTACTCACTCAGTTCAAGACCGTCGTCTCGGTTAGTCATGCCTTCACATTAATCCTTTATGCCATTAACAATCTGATTTCCCATTGATATATAATGTTGTCTAAGTTGACAGTCTATATACGATCAAGGAGGTAGATATTTCTGGATACACAATACAGGTCCAGTTGGGTGCCTGCCATACGTATTGGATCGAAAACCAGTTGCCCGTTCGGAGTATGATAGAGCTGGATGTGCTACTCCATTCAATGAAGTGGCTAAGTTCTTCAATGAGGGATTAAAAGAATTGGTAAACCAATTAAGAGATGAATTACCACATGCTGCAATCACATATGTTGATGTTTACTCAGTGAAGTACTCTCTCTTCAGCCAAGCAAGAAAGCATGGTAACTAACTAAGCCCTTAAAACTCCACCCAAGTTTTGCTCAATCAAGCACTGATCTGGGTTTGTAAATGCAGGGTTTAAGGAATCATTGAGAACTTGTTGTGGACATGGTGGAAAGTACAATTACAACATTCATAGTGGATGTGGAGGGAAGATAAAGAAGAATGGGAAAGAAGTGTTGGTGGGGAAGTCATGTGATGATCCATCAGCTTATATTGTGTGGGATGGTGTACATTTGACTCAAGCTGCTAACAAGTTTGTCTTTGATCAGATTGTGAATGGATCTTTTTCAGACCCTCCAACACCTTTGAAATTTGCCTGTCATAGGCAATAAATAATAAACCCATCATCAGAAGTTTTTGTTATTTCTGTCTGATCATCTCATGGTTTGTTCCGATCAGTGCCAATTTGTAATCTTTCTGAACACAGACGAgcattgcaatttgaaactacTTAATCAAACACAATTGACAATTGACGACGTTGAACAAGCTTTGTTTTCAGCTGAAGGTCTAGGTTGCCGCAACTGAGTGCGTATCCGGATCTCATTAGACGTGCAGTTCGTTCAATCCTCAGATTTCCATAGACGTTTGATTGTTGAGAATCTTTAAGCTATATCGTTCTGATTACTCGGcatgaaaattatgaaattaattaacTTAGAATAGTTTGATGCAGGGAAGGTGTTCGACGAATTGTTGCCGAGAGGAGAATACAATTGAACAAGTCTGAAATAATTCAAGCAAGCCAACACAACTTTGAAACACAAGAAGAGTTTCATTGATTGTCAAAGGAGAATTACAAAACATGCTTCACATCCCAcgggaagaaggaagaagatatATACGAGAGTCTGAGAACATGACTAACGGTCATCttgataagaaataaaataattcaaaCCAATTCCAACGGTCATGAACATGAAAGAAACGACACTTTGTCATTAAGCAGTGAGACGACGTCGTTTCCTCCTAACAAAGTTATGATCCTGACTTGTGGGCCTATACTCAGGGTTTTGGCCTAATTTAGGTGAAAAATTTTTATTCGTGCCGGCCTAACATTTGAGTTTAGATACACATCGGAtattcaaatgataaatttgtacggtaatatttttggatattttttaaaaaaaaaagactattttttttttaatttgtagtATAGGCCAGGACAAGATGGGCCATATTGGGCTTAAAGTGGGTTCTGAGTCCAAAATCCATCTCAGTGAGCTGGCACTCTGGCAGTGGAGGTGAGGTGATCATTCAGACAATTAAACGAATCATATGCTTTGGGGCCCACTAGTCCGTTAGTGAATTGCTTGTCATGTAATTGGACCACTGCCACCGGTTGGCTTCCTCTAAGCCCAATGATCATTGGACAAGCTCGTTTAGGTTCCTGGTCCACACCATGGTCCATAACCATGtcctttctctttggttatATTGACATTTGACAGGCTGGTTTAATGGGCCATGGTGCTATCCTGCCAAAGTTACTCCAATCATATATGCATGTAATACATGCATAATTATCTCCATCAAATCTGGAAAACATTACTATTGTATGCATTATTAACTATTAGCAAAACAATGACAAGCTCACATGTTTATACGAGTACTTCTATAGATACACACCCAATCCATGCTTTTTTAACTCAAAAAAGTTCACATAAGTAAAAGGCAAGCAAGAACTGTTGGTCCAACTGTCCGATAGACATGTTGGGATGAGAAATTCTCGGTTATCACAAGAAAGGAAAGCATGAATTTTAAAAAGATCATACACTCTTTACGGATATTGGAGAGACATTGTATTGTATGAGATTCAATCTGGCAAGTCCAATCTTCTTGTGCTGTGACAAACTTCCAGCTCTATTTTGGCCCTATGTGCTGGTTAGGAAGTGAACACATCAGTTGCTTGGTTATTTAATAATGTGTACTGCAATGGAAGACCATCTCGCCTCTTTTTTAATAATTCCTAGGAGATCCATCATGCTGTGTCTGTTTGATGATTATGATAGTGAAAGGACCAAAACAATCATTCTAACTTCCAAGCATATAGAAACAAGCAAAACCCAGATGACCCATTTGAGATTTCTGAGATTTCTTCCTCTGCTGGATGTACTGATGGTTCTGTTGATTCTGATGATGGAGGAGATGCAGAAGATGATGAAGTAATTGGCCTAAATATGAACAAACCATGCCTTGCACCAGAACCAAAGAGCCAGTCATGGACATCCCAATACACTTCTACTTTGGTTTTACTTTCATGGATTGACTCTTTGCCTCTGAACTTCCAATGGAGATGCTTCACATGAATTGCTAGTTTCCCATCCAATCTTATTTCCATTTCAGGATCAAATCCATCAACACTactgttgttgttgctgttaCTGCATATGCCACTGTTGCATTCAATTGATATCTCTTGGGACTTCCCTTTCTCATTCAACTTGACTCTTGTTATGAACTTCTTCTTGCCAAAAACATGTTCCCTCCTTGAAACCAAAATGGGTTCAATCAGAGAAGGCCTGCATCCTGTCTTTCTATATGCATCCTTTTTCATATCACCAAGAAGTAAAACCACCTCTTCTTCACTGACAATGGCTACATAGTAACCCGATCGCGGCTCTGTCTCGCCCTTGAACTTTGCAGCCCTGAAGTCCCATACTACTTCAACTCTTCTACCATCCACTATAAACTGACTAGACCCTTGCTTTCTCCAGAAGTTCCAAGGCTTGAGTTCAACCTTGCACTGATAATGCTCATTTCCTCCTGGTCCTTGAACTGACACATAGAGACCATGTAGCAATAGATTTTTGCACCAAGTGATGGTGATGAGGCGGCACTCGCCTGCTATCTTTGTTTGATAGACTGATATGTACATACTCTGGCCTGACCGAGTCATGCCAACCGGATCATCGGTTTGCTTCTCGCCGGATGTAAAGCAAGCCGGAATCCCAATTGATTCATGCATGATTCACTACAGAAAATGATAAGAAAATTTGATCAGTTTGCAAAAAACATGGGTTAAAAAGGTGAAACATTAGAAATGGATTGAGATCATCTTGGAAAGCATATGATggtcaagaaagaaaagaagtacCTAACTTTCTAAACTACCAATTTTGAAGGAAGAGTGGAGACGTAGGAAAAGCAGCACACTATGCAGTCAATTATAGCCAAGGCTTGCAAGCTTTATAGTCTGCACTCCCCTTTTCCTTTCTGTTAAAACAAAGCCACCTCTTTGATTTTTCAAAGTGGTCTTTGGCTTCAATTATAGGTTTCAAATCCacgaaaaaaaatatcattttcatgcttgataaaaagcaaagaaaacctTTTTCTTCAAGTCATGAAAAAAAGTACTTTATGTGAAAAAAGAACTTTTTATTTACCATGTGATTGGTTTAAGTTTCCACCAAGAATTTCCCTCAGCAAGTTAATGTTTGGTAGAT
This genomic stretch from Tripterygium wilfordii isolate XIE 37 chromosome 22, ASM1340144v1, whole genome shotgun sequence harbors:
- the LOC119990630 gene encoding alpha-L-fucosidase 3-like, translating into MECSTPFLWVTFTIFMSSPLVVLAKPPCHFPAVFNFGDSNSDTGGLSAVFGQAGPPAGESFFHGPAGRYSDGRLVVDFIAEALGLPYLSAFLDSIGTNFVHGANFATAGSTIRPQNTTLRQSGFSPISLNVQFYEFNDFHRRSQIVRNRGRIYRKLLPKAKTFQQALYTFDIGQNDLTAGYFLNMTVDQVRAYVPDVLTQFKTVVSSIYDQGGRYFWIHNTGPVGCLPYVLDRKPVARSEYDRAGCATPFNEVAKFFNEGLKELVNQLRDELPHAAITYVDVYSVKYSLFSQARKHGFKESLRTCCGHGGKYNYNIHSGCGGKIKKNGKEVLVGKSCDDPSAYIVWDGVHLTQAANKFVFDQIVNGSFSDPPTPLKFACHRQ